The sequence GATCGTGGTCGTGGTCGTGGCCGTGGTCGTGGTCGTGGTCGTCGTGCGTATCATCGCGTTCGTGCCCGCCGTGAACGTGTCCGTGCCCACCGTTGCGGTACTCGTGGATACCGAGCAAGATGAGGATCGACCCCGCGAGGACCCCCATCCACCGGCTCTCGGCGAACTCGGCGACCGTCGCGAACCAGAAGTACGCCAGCACGAGCACGACGCTACTGATCAGGTGGCCCACGCCGAGAATCACCGCCGCGAGAAAGCCGTAGAACAGCCGATACTGCCGATTCAGCGCGTACGTCGCCGCGATCGGCCAGCCGTGATCCGGGAGCACCCCGTGGACGAACCCAACCGCGATCACGCCGAGGACGACGAACAGTTCCATACCGAAACGGGAGTCTCGAGCCCCTAAACGGGTTGTTATGACCAGATCGCCGATGCCGTAATACCGCTACCAAAGGTTGCTAATCGAGTGGGCAGGGCTGTGAAAATCGACCTCAGTTGCC is a genomic window of Natrarchaeobaculum aegyptiacum containing:
- a CDS encoding ABC transporter permease, translated to MELFVVLGVIAVGFVHGVLPDHGWPIAATYALNRQYRLFYGFLAAVILGVGHLISSVVLVLAYFWFATVAEFAESRWMGVLAGSILILLGIHEYRNGGHGHVHGGHERDDTHDDHDHDHGHDHDHDHDHDHDHDHGILARLRSILPGGGHQHLREEHAERGLLALGTTALLLGFAHEEPIQILAICAGTDACLELMLIYSLAVIVAIVTPTLALIAGYERHRERIERLTPYLPTITAIALVGMGLAFVTGLI